A single region of the Actinoplanes sp. SE50/110 genome encodes:
- a CDS encoding cytochrome P450, giving the protein MSRRDRRVYLSSHPLLFALLAATRGRGVRRIGATVLAHSTTAFRDGLTRVPLDRTAAGTTGGAAGELTGGDLLFNQDGSEHRGARRGLALGAGEVDRLRPVWNAVLDHGLAPLAGGGTIELVELAAEMAGATAAALLRVDVAPRELATAARAAAAAAAREHLPGLPRPWRRDAARVATERLTGLLAAAPPAVSPSVGSSSAVPGATPAAFPADTSTAVPDATPAAFPADTSTAVPGATPAAFPAGASTAFPGAASLSGAASAPAASGEVALSAMLAVAAINTTVAAVPRAAAWCADSDLWHYAETHLEALTSEMLRVTAPTPLLPRVAAADGVIDGCPVRAGDRLILVTRHAVDAHRRQPCPADPAPAQTAQLVFGTGPHACPGARLARLQLSDALQALARFRPRVVSARVDRRSALPAWSRLTLAPTR; this is encoded by the coding sequence ATGAGCCGACGCGACCGACGGGTCTACCTGTCCAGCCACCCGCTGCTGTTCGCGCTGCTCGCCGCCACCCGCGGCCGCGGGGTGCGCCGGATCGGCGCGACGGTGCTGGCGCACTCCACCACGGCGTTCCGGGACGGCCTGACCCGGGTGCCACTCGACCGGACCGCGGCGGGAACCACCGGCGGGGCGGCCGGCGAACTCACCGGCGGCGATCTGTTGTTCAACCAGGACGGCAGCGAGCATCGAGGGGCCCGGCGCGGGCTGGCACTCGGCGCGGGCGAGGTGGACCGGCTGCGGCCGGTCTGGAACGCGGTGCTGGACCACGGGCTCGCACCGCTGGCCGGCGGAGGGACGATCGAACTCGTCGAGCTGGCCGCCGAGATGGCGGGAGCGACGGCGGCGGCGCTGCTGCGGGTCGACGTGGCGCCGCGGGAACTGGCGACGGCGGCCCGGGCCGCGGCGGCCGCCGCCGCCCGCGAACATCTGCCGGGGCTGCCGCGGCCGTGGCGGCGTGACGCCGCCCGGGTCGCCACCGAGCGCCTGACCGGCCTGCTGGCGGCCGCCCCGCCCGCGGTCTCGCCGTCGGTCGGCTCTTCGTCCGCCGTTCCGGGCGCCACTCCGGCTGCCTTTCCGGCCGACACTTCCACCGCCGTTCCGGACGCCACTCCGGCCGCCTTTCCGGCCGACACTTCCACCGCCGTTCCGGGCGCCACCCCGGCCGCTTTTCCGGCCGGCGCCTCCACCGCCTTTCCGGGGGCCGCTTCGCTGTCCGGCGCCGCGTCGGCTCCCGCCGCCTCCGGGGAGGTGGCGCTGTCGGCGATGCTCGCGGTGGCGGCGATCAACACCACGGTCGCGGCAGTCCCCCGGGCGGCGGCCTGGTGCGCCGACTCGGACCTGTGGCACTACGCCGAAACCCACCTCGAAGCGCTGACGTCGGAAATGCTCCGGGTGACCGCGCCGACCCCGCTGCTGCCCCGGGTCGCCGCGGCGGACGGCGTGATCGACGGCTGCCCGGTGCGGGCCGGCGACCGCCTGATCCTGGTCACCCGGCACGCCGTCGACGCGCACCGCCGCCAACCGTGCCCGGCCGACCCGGCGCCGGCGCAGACCGCGCAGCTGGTCTTCGGCACCGGACCGCACGCCTGCCCCGGGGCGCGGCTGGCCCGCCTGCAGCTCAGCGACGCCCTGCAGGCCCTGGCCAGGTTCCGGCCGCGGGTGGTCAGCGCTCGCGTCGACCGGCGAAGCGCTCTCCCCGCCTGGTCCCGTCTCACCCTGGCGCCCACCCGATGA
- a CDS encoding glycosyltransferase, which translates to MRTLAVIVPAYNESTSIRATLAALAAQTDRDFTLVVVDNASTDDTVAVVRAFPTPFPVEIVTEPERGAGTAADTGFRHAIANGATLLSRTDADCRPAADWVATARRHLTAGADLVCGRSTPRRDEQPTLAERYVFPAAVRAAALYGRYRKAHRQAGFRTPYVLIHGHNLALTADLYQRCGGTAREALEAGSEDVTLLNRARRHTSRIVRAEDLVVEASLRRLRAWGARRTLLWYWDRRWRPDTTAEVHVR; encoded by the coding sequence ATGAGAACCCTCGCGGTGATCGTGCCCGCCTACAACGAGAGCACCTCGATCCGGGCCACTCTGGCGGCGCTGGCCGCCCAGACCGACCGGGACTTCACCCTGGTCGTGGTCGACAACGCGTCGACCGACGACACGGTGGCCGTGGTCCGCGCCTTCCCGACGCCGTTCCCGGTCGAGATCGTCACCGAGCCGGAACGGGGCGCCGGGACCGCCGCGGACACCGGCTTCCGGCATGCCATCGCGAACGGGGCCACCCTGCTGTCCCGCACCGACGCCGACTGCCGGCCGGCCGCCGACTGGGTGGCGACCGCGCGACGCCACCTGACCGCGGGAGCCGACCTGGTGTGCGGGCGCAGCACCCCCCGCCGCGACGAACAGCCGACCCTCGCCGAGCGGTACGTCTTCCCGGCGGCGGTCCGGGCGGCGGCACTCTACGGGAGATACCGGAAGGCACACCGGCAGGCCGGATTCCGTACGCCGTACGTACTGATCCACGGCCACAACCTGGCCCTGACCGCCGACCTGTACCAGCGCTGCGGGGGCACCGCCCGGGAAGCCCTCGAAGCCGGATCCGAAGACGTCACCCTGCTCAACCGGGCCCGCCGGCACACCTCCCGCATCGTGCGCGCCGAAGACCTCGTGGTCGAGGCCAGCCTGCGCCGGCTGCGAGCATGGGGCGCGCGCCGGACCCTGCTCTGGTACTGGGACCGGCGGTGGCGCCCGGACACCACCGCGGAGGTGCACGTCCGATGA
- a CDS encoding NAD(P)-dependent oxidoreductase, which yields MAVTGASGFCGSAVARAAAAAGADVICLGRRPGPVGEHRFWDATRTLPDLTGADLILHLAAAVGDPPPGRVAAAAFHAVNVDGTARLLDAAAGRPLVWVSSASVYTPSPHPIREDQPLGGLTAYGRSKAAGERLASAGGAVILRPRAVYGPGDPHLLPRLRRAVRGGRVLMPGPDIPLSLTAVENLADACLVAHRWPAGAYNVADAEPYRRDAIIAAACGVPVQHVPLGAARAAATVATAISRLTGGEAALSRYALEQLTTPVVLNISRALSQGWRPARTFADFLR from the coding sequence GTGGCGGTCACCGGCGCCAGCGGATTCTGCGGCTCGGCGGTGGCCCGCGCCGCCGCGGCCGCCGGCGCCGACGTCATCTGTCTCGGCCGCCGCCCCGGCCCGGTCGGCGAGCACCGCTTCTGGGACGCCACCCGCACCCTGCCCGACCTGACCGGCGCCGACCTCATCCTGCACCTGGCCGCCGCGGTCGGCGACCCGCCCCCCGGCCGGGTCGCGGCGGCCGCCTTCCACGCGGTCAACGTGGACGGCACCGCCCGGCTCCTGGACGCCGCCGCCGGCCGTCCCCTGGTCTGGGTGAGCAGCGCCAGCGTGTACACCCCCAGCCCCCACCCGATCCGGGAGGACCAACCACTGGGCGGGCTCACCGCGTACGGCCGATCGAAAGCCGCCGGCGAACGCCTCGCCTCGGCCGGCGGCGCCGTGATCCTGCGGCCCCGAGCGGTCTACGGCCCGGGCGACCCGCACCTGCTGCCCCGGCTGCGCCGCGCCGTGCGCGGCGGCCGGGTGCTGATGCCGGGCCCGGACATTCCGCTCAGCCTGACCGCTGTGGAGAATCTGGCCGACGCCTGCCTGGTCGCACACCGGTGGCCCGCCGGCGCCTACAACGTCGCCGACGCGGAACCGTACCGCCGCGACGCCATCATCGCTGCCGCCTGCGGGGTGCCGGTCCAGCACGTTCCGCTCGGCGCGGCCCGCGCGGCCGCCACCGTCGCGACGGCGATCTCCCGCCTGACCGGGGGCGAAGCCGCCCTTTCCCGGTACGCCCTGGAACAACTGACCACCCCGGTCGTCCTGAACATCTCCCGAGCGCTGTCCCAGGGCTGGCGACCGGCCCGCACCTTCGCCGACTTCCTGCGATGA
- a CDS encoding SdpI family protein: MALALPIAASFAVISALALIMARLVDTDRLDRNAAFGIRTAGTKRSDQAWKAGHRAAQPLTRALGITGLCFAILILGVAFTGARTVVTVTAVLGYAGMVTLLALMAHRADTAARSSS, from the coding sequence GTGGCACTCGCACTCCCGATCGCCGCGTCGTTCGCCGTCATCTCGGCGCTCGCCCTGATCATGGCCCGGCTCGTCGACACCGACCGGCTGGATCGCAACGCGGCCTTCGGCATCCGCACCGCCGGCACCAAACGCAGCGACCAGGCCTGGAAAGCCGGCCACCGCGCGGCCCAGCCCCTCACCCGCGCCCTCGGCATCACCGGCCTGTGCTTCGCGATCCTCATCCTCGGGGTGGCCTTCACCGGCGCTCGCACCGTCGTGACGGTGACTGCCGTCCTCGGCTACGCCGGCATGGTCACCCTGCTCGCCTTGATGGCCCACCGGGCCGACACCGCCGCCCGTTCCTCATCCTGA
- a CDS encoding TetR family transcriptional regulator, which produces MPPQNLPPRDAIRRAAGDLFVRDGYGATTVRAIAAAAGCDPALVIRHFGSKEGLFLATVSVSGDLTAILAAPLDTIGRELVRYVLDGAGSPVAGVYRALLSASDRPEIKDRLRASMHDVFVSPLAERIGGAYPELRARLAAAQFAGLINAFWLVGDPVLADADRDAVITLYGDAIQRLLTCDDPAPTV; this is translated from the coding sequence GTGCCACCGCAGAACCTCCCGCCCCGGGACGCGATCCGCCGTGCGGCCGGGGACCTGTTCGTCCGGGACGGTTACGGCGCCACCACGGTGCGGGCCATCGCGGCGGCGGCGGGGTGCGACCCGGCGCTGGTGATCCGGCATTTCGGGTCCAAAGAGGGCCTGTTCCTGGCCACCGTCTCGGTGTCCGGCGACCTCACCGCGATCCTCGCCGCCCCGCTCGACACGATCGGCCGCGAGCTGGTCCGCTACGTTCTGGACGGCGCCGGCAGCCCGGTCGCCGGCGTCTACCGCGCGTTGCTCAGTGCCTCCGACCGCCCGGAGATCAAGGATCGCCTCCGCGCCTCCATGCACGACGTCTTCGTCAGCCCGTTGGCCGAACGCATCGGCGGCGCCTACCCCGAGCTCCGTGCCCGCCTCGCCGCCGCCCAGTTCGCCGGGCTGATCAACGCCTTCTGGCTGGTCGGCGACCCGGTCCTGGCCGACGCCGACCGCGACGCCGTGATCACCCTCTACGGCGACGCCATCCAGCGTCTGCTCACCTGCGACGATCCCGCCCCCACGGTCTGA
- a CDS encoding TetR/AcrR family transcriptional regulator, which yields MIPTSAAEAEPVGRRRGRPPDPHARSRILTAAETLLDEAGYLNVTIDEVATRAGVSKKTVYRFWPHKPALISDLIVERSAVLPVPDTGDTRRELATLFGMIIEYLTAGHGRTMALLVAATHDDPATLTRLREQVVAPRRDIARNVLQRGIARGDLPADVDVDALLDLWHGLVAYRISGRPAALHRHTVDQLVDLALTGHVPRLPQT from the coding sequence ATGATCCCGACGAGCGCCGCGGAGGCCGAGCCCGTCGGCCGCCGCCGGGGCCGCCCGCCGGACCCCCATGCCCGTTCCCGCATTCTCACCGCCGCCGAGACCCTGCTCGACGAGGCCGGCTATCTGAACGTCACGATCGACGAGGTCGCCACCCGGGCCGGTGTCTCGAAGAAGACCGTCTATCGCTTCTGGCCGCACAAACCGGCCCTGATCAGCGATCTGATCGTCGAGCGTTCCGCGGTCCTGCCGGTGCCGGACACCGGTGACACCCGCCGCGAGCTGGCCACCCTGTTCGGCATGATCATCGAGTACCTGACCGCCGGTCACGGCCGCACGATGGCCCTGCTGGTCGCCGCCACGCACGACGATCCGGCCACCCTCACCCGCCTCCGCGAGCAGGTGGTCGCCCCGCGCCGGGACATCGCCCGCAATGTCCTGCAGCGGGGCATCGCCCGTGGTGATCTCCCGGCCGACGTCGACGTCGACGCGCTGCTGGATCTGTGGCATGGCCTGGTCGCCTACCGGATCAGCGGGCGCCCCGCGGCCCTGCACCGGCACACCGTCGACCAGTTGGTCGATCTGGCGTTGACCGGCCACGTCCCGCGCCTGCCGCAAACCTGA
- a CDS encoding GtrA family protein, which yields MPTPSGRLARPPAWNATVPRQLLWFMLVGALSTVLQTIVYVSVRDVLAATWASWLALLVVTPANTEAHRRITFNVKTTAVARLHGEAGLTSVVVYLANLAVAPWFAGIAGPHPAPLTESLILAVTGSLIGGARYVILRGWVFAARRHTPVPSTTAAPKLTDPRAAGLKAAGAGASGTGDLDDLDTVDPGALVTADRGTGDFAVGGLAPEAPPSQLVGAATSAGTAGASDDRRRNAPRHGRPPRIIPGEPAAPHSTAQQCVPGQAADGSFAGTLPLAALACLGTMAPIPAARLCLGQPGTGVLNQRPPGRLRTWHRNRRRHLTARS from the coding sequence ATGCCCACTCCATCCGGACGGCTCGCCCGCCCACCCGCGTGGAACGCGACCGTGCCCCGCCAGCTCCTCTGGTTCATGCTGGTCGGCGCGTTGAGCACGGTCCTGCAGACGATCGTGTACGTCTCGGTCCGCGACGTCCTCGCCGCCACCTGGGCCAGCTGGCTCGCGCTGCTGGTGGTCACCCCGGCCAACACCGAGGCGCACCGCCGCATCACCTTCAACGTCAAGACCACCGCGGTCGCCCGCCTCCACGGCGAGGCCGGCCTCACCTCGGTCGTGGTGTACCTGGCCAACCTGGCCGTCGCCCCATGGTTCGCCGGCATCGCCGGCCCGCACCCGGCACCGCTCACCGAATCCCTGATCCTCGCCGTCACCGGCAGCCTGATCGGCGGCGCCCGCTACGTCATCCTCCGCGGCTGGGTCTTCGCCGCCCGCCGCCACACCCCCGTACCCTCCACCACCGCAGCCCCGAAACTCACGGACCCGCGCGCCGCCGGCCTGAAGGCTGCGGGTGCGGGTGCTTCAGGTACCGGGGATCTGGACGATCTCGACACGGTGGATCCCGGCGCCCTTGTCACCGCGGATCGGGGCACCGGAGATTTCGCCGTCGGTGGCCTCGCCCCGGAGGCACCCCCGTCGCAGCTCGTCGGCGCGGCCACGTCAGCCGGGACCGCGGGCGCCTCCGACGACAGGCGCCGCAATGCGCCGCGCCACGGTCGTCCCCCTCGCATCATCCCGGGCGAACCGGCCGCACCCCACAGCACCGCCCAGCAGTGCGTCCCGGGACAGGCCGCCGACGGATCTTTCGCCGGCACCCTCCCACTGGCCGCACTGGCCTGCCTGGGCACCATGGCTCCGATCCCGGCCGCCCGCCTGTGCCTCGGCCAGCCCGGCACAGGGGTCCTCAATCAACGCCCACCCGGCCGTCTCCGAACCTGGCACCGCAACCGCCGCCGGCACCTCACCGCCCGCAGCTGA
- a CDS encoding DNA polymerase IV — MRGDPSILHVDLDAMFAAVEQRDKPSLRGKPVVVGGVAGRGVVSTASYEARVFGVRSAMPMAQARRLAPWSTAYLSPRFAAYKRTSQVVMRLLAEVSPLVEQVSIDEAYVDLAAVGGDLSVRAVTELATDLKARIAVATGGVTGSIGAASSKLLAKIGSDLHKPDGLTVVAPGDELAFLHPLPVNRLGGVGPATEQRLHRSGVRTIGDLAAVSLEHLTDWFGQSHGAGLFRLARAQDDRPVVSEREAKSVSAEETFDVDVTDPVRLRHELDLLAARVAGRLRSGGLAGRTVNIKVRHGDFTTLTRAFTRDHPTDDGRLVAQLARRLLAELDTSGGIRLLGVGVSTLADFAQDDLFAEEHAAAGRGALIGLLPAATVPDEPAIAAPEEPEPAVPAAEPAAGPVVWRPGQDVVHDAMGAGWVQGSGLGRVTVRFEGPLTGRGPVRTFAVDDPRLHPGEPPEWVADPQPRPGEPPDRADDSGPTAGDPADGPGADGG; from the coding sequence GTGAGGGGGGATCCGAGCATTCTGCACGTCGACCTCGATGCGATGTTCGCCGCGGTCGAGCAGCGGGACAAGCCCTCGCTGCGCGGCAAGCCGGTGGTCGTCGGCGGGGTCGCCGGGCGCGGCGTGGTCTCCACCGCGTCGTACGAGGCGCGGGTCTTCGGGGTGCGCTCGGCCATGCCGATGGCCCAGGCTCGCCGGCTCGCCCCGTGGAGCACGGCCTACCTGTCGCCCCGCTTCGCCGCCTACAAGCGCACCAGCCAGGTGGTGATGCGCCTGCTGGCCGAGGTGTCCCCGCTGGTCGAGCAGGTCAGCATCGACGAAGCCTATGTCGATCTCGCGGCCGTCGGCGGCGACCTGAGCGTGCGGGCGGTCACCGAGCTCGCCACGGACCTGAAGGCGCGGATCGCGGTCGCCACCGGCGGTGTGACCGGCTCGATCGGCGCCGCCTCCTCCAAACTGCTCGCCAAGATCGGGTCCGACCTGCACAAGCCGGACGGCCTCACCGTCGTCGCTCCCGGTGACGAGCTGGCCTTCCTGCACCCGCTGCCGGTCAACCGGCTGGGCGGCGTCGGCCCGGCCACCGAGCAGCGCCTGCACCGGTCCGGCGTGCGCACCATCGGCGACCTGGCCGCGGTCTCCCTGGAACACCTGACCGACTGGTTCGGCCAGTCGCACGGCGCCGGCCTGTTCCGGCTGGCCCGTGCGCAGGACGACCGGCCGGTGGTCAGCGAGCGCGAGGCGAAATCGGTGTCCGCCGAGGAGACCTTCGACGTCGACGTCACCGACCCGGTCCGGCTGCGCCACGAGCTCGACCTGCTCGCCGCCCGGGTGGCCGGCCGCCTGCGCTCCGGCGGCCTGGCCGGGCGGACCGTCAACATCAAGGTCCGGCACGGCGACTTCACCACGCTGACCCGGGCGTTCACCCGCGACCACCCGACCGACGACGGCCGACTGGTGGCGCAGCTGGCCCGCCGGCTGCTCGCCGAGCTGGACACGTCCGGCGGGATCCGGCTGCTCGGCGTGGGCGTCTCCACGCTGGCCGACTTCGCCCAGGACGACCTGTTCGCCGAGGAGCACGCCGCGGCCGGTCGAGGGGCGCTGATCGGGCTGCTGCCGGCGGCCACGGTGCCCGACGAGCCGGCCATCGCGGCGCCCGAGGAGCCGGAGCCGGCGGTCCCCGCGGCGGAGCCGGCGGCCGGGCCGGTGGTGTGGCGGCCGGGGCAGGACGTGGTGCACGACGCGATGGGGGCCGGCTGGGTGCAGGGCAGCGGGCTGGGGCGGGTGACCGTGCGGTTCGAGGGGCCGCTGACCGGGCGCGGGCCGGTGCGGACGTTCGCCGTGGACGACCCGCGGCTGCACCCCGGCGAGCCGCCGGAGTGGGTGGCCGATCCGCAGCCGCGGCCGGGGGAGCCGCCGGATCGGGCGGACGATTCGGGGCCGACAGCGGGTGACCCGGCGGATGGGCCGGGCGCGGACGGGGGATGA
- a CDS encoding alpha-hydroxy-acid oxidizing protein produces MAQDGLTRQSTLYRAGTVGRRPVVPADFAELERRARRVSSAAAWAYVAGGAGEGRTMRRNRAAFDRWAIVPRMAAGAVDRDLSVDLFGTRLPSPLLVAPVGAGALMGPDSDVAIATGAAVTGTPYIFSNQGCNPMEESAAAMGDTPRWFQLYWSKEERLVDSLIARAEAIGAGALVVTLDTTVLGWRPRDLNLGSLPFARGLGIAQYTSDPVFREIVAERARQPQDRPRVTLGAIRALLRMSRNHPGPFWANLRSPIPRASVETFLDIYSNPGLSWEHLATLKGRTRLPIVLKGILTADDARRALAVGADAIVVSNHGGRQVDNAVAALDALVEIRAALGPEPTLLFDSGIRTGADVFTALALGADAVLLGRPHLYGFALAGAHGVAEVIRNVIAELDLTMALTGVRTIAEITRDRVRAEPAGPLGGIPSMKEVD; encoded by the coding sequence ATGGCGCAGGACGGACTGACCCGCCAGTCGACCCTCTACCGGGCCGGCACGGTGGGCCGCCGCCCCGTGGTGCCGGCCGACTTCGCCGAGCTGGAGCGCCGGGCGCGGCGCGTGAGCAGCGCCGCGGCCTGGGCCTACGTGGCCGGCGGTGCGGGCGAGGGCCGGACCATGCGGCGCAACCGGGCGGCCTTCGACCGCTGGGCGATCGTGCCCCGGATGGCGGCCGGCGCGGTCGACCGGGACCTGTCGGTCGACCTGTTCGGCACCCGGCTGCCCAGCCCGCTGCTGGTCGCCCCGGTCGGCGCCGGCGCGCTGATGGGCCCGGACAGCGACGTGGCGATCGCGACCGGCGCGGCGGTCACCGGAACGCCGTACATCTTCTCCAATCAGGGTTGCAACCCGATGGAGGAGAGCGCGGCGGCGATGGGCGACACCCCGCGCTGGTTCCAGCTCTACTGGAGCAAGGAGGAACGGCTGGTCGACAGCCTGATCGCCCGGGCCGAGGCGATCGGAGCGGGCGCTCTGGTCGTCACCCTGGACACCACCGTGCTGGGCTGGCGCCCGCGCGATCTGAACCTGGGCTCGCTGCCGTTCGCCCGGGGCCTGGGCATCGCGCAGTACACGTCCGACCCGGTCTTCCGGGAGATCGTCGCGGAGCGGGCACGGCAACCGCAGGACCGGCCACGGGTCACGCTCGGCGCGATCCGGGCGCTGCTGCGGATGTCCCGCAACCATCCCGGCCCGTTCTGGGCGAACCTGCGCTCGCCGATCCCCCGGGCCAGCGTGGAGACCTTCCTCGACATCTACTCGAACCCCGGGCTGAGCTGGGAGCACCTGGCCACGCTGAAGGGGCGCACCCGGCTGCCGATCGTGCTCAAGGGGATCCTGACCGCCGATGACGCGCGGCGGGCGCTGGCGGTCGGCGCCGACGCGATCGTGGTGTCCAACCACGGCGGCCGGCAGGTGGACAACGCGGTCGCCGCGCTGGACGCGCTGGTCGAGATCCGCGCGGCGCTCGGGCCGGAGCCGACGCTGCTGTTCGACAGCGGCATCCGGACCGGCGCCGACGTGTTCACCGCGCTCGCCCTGGGCGCCGACGCGGTGCTGCTGGGCCGCCCGCACCTGTACGGTTTCGCCCTGGCCGGCGCGCACGGTGTGGCCGAGGTGATCCGCAACGTGATCGCCGAGCTCGACCTCACCATGGCCCTGACCGGGGTCCGGACCATCGCGGAGATCACCCGCGACCGGGTCCGGGCTGAACCGGCCGGGCCGCTCGGCGGTATCCCCTCGATGAAGGAGGTCGACTGA
- the ctaD gene encoding cytochrome c oxidase subunit I, with protein sequence MTTVAPRPVQTRSWPVRRQVRGSWLARTIRTTDAKQIGIMYMATAFGWFVIGGILALLMRTELARPGLQLLSPEQYNQLFTMHGTIMLLFFATPIVFAFANFVVPIQIGAPDVAFPRLNAFAYWLYLFGGLIALGGFLSPGGAADFGWTAYVPLSGGGHSPGVGGNMWVVGLAISGVGTILGAVNMITTILCLRAPGMTMFRMPIMTWNILLTSLLVVLVFPFLAAALFALAADRILDAQVFAVATGGPMLWQHLFWFFGHPEVYVVALPFFGIVTEIIPVFSRKPVFGYKPLVAATLLISGLSMSVWAHHMFATGQVLLPFFSLLSYLIAVPTGMKFFVWIGTMWRGQLSFESPMLFSVGFLVTFLLGGLTGVLLASPPVDFHVHDTYFVVAHFHYVLFGTIVFAVFAGIYFWFPKMFGRMLDDRLGKIHFWLTFIGFHTTFLVQHWLGAEGMARRYADYLPGDGFTTLNTISTIGSFILGAATLPFLYNVWKSYRVGELVTVDDPWGHGNSLEWATSCPPPLRNFDRMPRIRSERPAFDAKFPELAVEGPGGTPEEGSLLRGEQLEGGLEPGRHHKRNSD encoded by the coding sequence ATGACGACCGTCGCGCCGCGGCCGGTGCAGACCCGTTCCTGGCCGGTCCGCCGCCAGGTGCGTGGGTCATGGCTGGCCCGCACCATCCGCACCACCGATGCCAAGCAGATCGGCATCATGTACATGGCGACCGCCTTCGGCTGGTTCGTCATCGGCGGCATCCTGGCCCTGCTGATGCGCACCGAGCTGGCCCGCCCCGGCCTGCAACTGCTCTCCCCGGAGCAGTACAACCAGCTGTTCACCATGCACGGCACGATCATGCTGCTGTTCTTCGCGACGCCGATCGTGTTCGCCTTCGCCAACTTCGTCGTCCCGATCCAGATCGGCGCCCCCGACGTCGCCTTCCCGCGGCTGAACGCGTTCGCCTACTGGCTCTACCTGTTCGGCGGCCTGATCGCGCTCGGCGGCTTCCTCTCGCCCGGCGGCGCCGCCGACTTCGGCTGGACGGCGTACGTGCCGCTCAGCGGCGGTGGTCACTCCCCGGGCGTCGGCGGCAACATGTGGGTCGTCGGCCTGGCGATCTCCGGCGTCGGCACCATCCTCGGCGCGGTCAACATGATCACCACGATCCTGTGCCTGCGCGCCCCCGGCATGACCATGTTCCGGATGCCGATCATGACGTGGAACATCCTGCTCACCAGCCTGCTGGTGGTGCTGGTCTTCCCGTTCCTGGCGGCCGCCCTGTTCGCGCTCGCCGCCGACCGGATCCTCGACGCCCAGGTGTTCGCCGTCGCCACCGGCGGGCCGATGCTCTGGCAGCACCTGTTCTGGTTCTTCGGCCATCCCGAGGTGTACGTGGTGGCCCTGCCGTTCTTCGGCATCGTCACCGAGATCATCCCGGTGTTCAGCCGCAAGCCGGTGTTCGGCTACAAGCCGCTGGTCGCGGCCACCCTGCTGATCTCCGGGCTGTCGATGAGCGTGTGGGCGCACCACATGTTCGCCACCGGCCAGGTGCTGCTGCCCTTCTTCAGCCTGCTCAGCTACCTGATCGCCGTACCGACCGGGATGAAGTTCTTCGTCTGGATCGGCACCATGTGGCGCGGCCAGCTCAGCTTCGAATCGCCGATGCTGTTCTCCGTCGGCTTCCTGGTCACCTTCCTGCTCGGCGGGCTGACCGGGGTGCTGCTCGCCTCGCCGCCGGTCGATTTCCACGTGCACGACACGTACTTCGTGGTCGCCCACTTCCACTACGTGCTGTTCGGGACGATCGTGTTCGCCGTCTTCGCCGGCATCTACTTCTGGTTCCCCAAGATGTTCGGCCGGATGCTCGACGACCGGCTCGGCAAAATCCACTTCTGGCTGACCTTCATCGGCTTCCACACCACCTTCCTGGTGCAGCACTGGCTGGGTGCCGAGGGGATGGCCCGGCGGTACGCCGACTATCTGCCCGGCGACGGCTTCACCACGCTGAACACCATCTCGACGATCGGCTCGTTCATCCTCGGGGCGGCGACCCTGCCGTTCCTCTACAACGTCTGGAAGTCGTACCGGGTCGGGGAACTCGTCACCGTCGACGACCCGTGGGGGCACGGGAACTCGCTGGAATGGGCGACGTCGTGCCCGCCGCCGCTGCGCAACTTCGACCGGATGCCGCGGATCCGGTCGGAGCGGCCGGCGTTCGACGCGAAATTCCCGGAACTGGCGGTGGAGGGGCCCGGCGGGACGCCGGAGGAGGGGTCTCTGCTGCGGGGGGAGCAGCTGGAGGGTGGGCTCGAACCGGGCCGGCACCACAAGCGCAATTCGGACTAA